A region of Saimiri boliviensis isolate mSaiBol1 chromosome 8, mSaiBol1.pri, whole genome shotgun sequence DNA encodes the following proteins:
- the LOC141585300 gene encoding uncharacterized protein LOC141585300, with translation MVLQGLVLHGGSRPAVDQDTAGKGPEPAVSPGGGGSQEGWRYIEERGNGGGMWKKGVIRLVQSRESFQGLRAQSGPCAFQNTCQLQRQVQQQIQCQVQRQVQRQVQQQIQRQVQRQVQCQVQRHIQQQIQCQVQRQVRRQVQQQIQCQVQRQVQRQVQQQIQRRVQRQVQRQVQQQIQCRSSVRSSSRFSVRSSVRSSGRSSVRSSVTSSNRFSVRSSVRSSVRSSSRFSVGSNVRSSVRSSSRFSVGPVSGPAADSASGPASGPAAGPVSGPASHPATDSVSGPAAGPASGPAADSVSGPTSGPASGPSSVRSSSRSSVRSSGRSSVRSSVRSSSRFSVGSNVRSSVRSSSRFSVRSSGRSSVRSSSRFSVRSSGRSSVRSSVTSSNRFSVRSSVRSGVRSSSRSSIRSSGRSSVRSSIRSSVRSIQRQVQQQIQRQVQWQVQRQVQQQIQCRVQRQVVSGPSSVRSSSRSSVRSSGRSSVRSSSRFSVGSSGRSSVRSSARSSVRSSGRFSVGSSVRFSVRSSVRSSSRFSVRSSVRFSGRFGVGSSVRSSSRSSVGSSVRPSGRCSQLCTWPM, from the exons ATGGTCCTTCAAGGCCTGGTGCTTCATGGGGGCAGTCGGCCGGCTGTGGACCAGGACACAGCTGGGAAGGGGCCTGAACCTGCAGTGTCTCCAGGTGGAGGAGGGAGCCAGGAAGGGTGGAGGTACATAGAAGAAAGAGGGAACGGTGGAGGGATGTGGAAGAAAGGGG TCATCCGCTTGGTGCAGTCCAGAGAAAGTTTCCAGGGGCTACGAGCCCAGAGTGGGCCTTGTGCTTTTCAGAACACT TGTCAGCTCCAGCGTCAGGTCCAGCAGCAGATTCAGTGTCAGGTCCAGCGGCAGGTCCAGCGTCAGGTCCAGCAGCAGATTCAGCGTCAGGTCCAGCGGCAGGTCCAATGTCAGGTCCAGCGTCACATCCAGCAACAGATTCAGTGTCAGGTCCAGCGTCAGGTCCGGCGTCAGGTCCAGCAACAGATTCAGTGTCAGGTCCAGCGTCAGGTCCAGCGTCAGGTCCAGCAGCAGATTCAGCGTCGGGTCCAACGTCAGGTCCAGCGTCAGGTCCAGCAGCAGATTCAGTGTCGGTCCAGTGTCAGGTCCAGCAGCAGATTCAGCGTCAGGTCCAGCGTCAGGTCCAGCGGCAGGTCCAGTGTCAGGTCCAGCGTCACATCCAGCAACAGATTCAGTGTCAGGTCCAGCGTCAGGTCCAGCGTCAGGTCCAGCAGCAGATTCAGCGTCGGGTCCAACGTCAGGTCCAGCGTCAGGTCCAGCAGCAGATTCAGTGTCGGTCCAGTGTCAGGTCCAGCAGCAGATTCAGCGTCAGGTCCAGCGTCAGGTCCAGCGGCAGGTCCAGTGTCAGGTCCAGCGTCACATCCAGCAACAGATTCAGTGTCAGGTCCAGCGGCAGGTCCGGCGTCAGGTCCAGCAGCAGATTCAGTGTCGGGTCCAACGTCAGGTCCAGCGTCAGGTCCATCCAGCGTCAGGTCCAGCAGCAGATCCAGCGTCAGGTCCAGTGGCAGGTCCAGCGTCAGGTCCAGCGTCAGGTCCAGCAGCAGATTCAGTGTCGGGTCCAACGTCAGGTCCAGCGTCAGGTCCAGCAGCAGATTCAGCGTCAGGTCCAGCGGCAGGTCCAGCGTCAGGTCCAGCAGCAGATTCAGCGTCAGGTCCAGCGGCAGGTCCAGTGTCAGGTCCAGCGTCACATCCAGCAATAGATTCAGTGTCAGGTCCAGCGTCAGGTCCGGCGTCAGGTCCAGCAGCAGATCCAGCATCAGGTCCAGTGGCAGGTCCAGTGTCAGGTCCAGCATCAGGTCCAGTGTCAG GTCCATCCAGCGTCAGGTCCAGCAGCAGATCCAGCGTCAGGTCCAGTGGCAGGTCCAGCGTCAGGTCCAGCAGCAGATTCAGTGTCGG GTCCAGCGTCAGGTCGTGTCAGGTCCATCCAGCGTCAGGTCCAGCAGCAGATCCAGCGTCAGGTCCAGTGGCAGGTCCAGCGTCAGGTCCAGCAGCAGATTCAGTGTCGGGTCCAGCGGCAGGTCCAGTGTCAGGTCTAGTGCCAGGTCCAGCGTCAGGTCCAGCGGCAGATTCAGTGTCGGGTCCAGTGTCAGGTTCAGCGTCAGGTCGAGCGTCAGGTCCAGCAGCAGATTCAGTGTCAGGTCCAGCGTCAGGTTCAGCGGCAGGTTTGGTGTCGGGTCCAGTGTCAGGTCCAGCAGTAGGTCCAGTGTTGGGTCAAGTGTCAGGCCCAGTGGCAGGTGTAGCCAACTTTGCACATGGCCCATGTGA